The DNA sequence tcataatacaagctctgcttagtttgagactagatggcgttgtataaaaaaaacgatcttaatttttagaaaaatatcatcatttttTGTTGTCACGAGCCAGTCATTGCGACTCCTGCAAGCCAGGATCTAAAATGAAACcgacgaaaaccaccgaaacacttgaggtcggtgtgtcccagggggaacaattaactgaattggaacccgcaacgaaattaatcagaaatagttaAAAGGAGGAGCAAGATAACATGTTGCACTTCCCTCCGTAGTAAACGAAAGacaaaagtgtatttttaactGTCTATTCTAGCAGTCTAGCAATCATGAAATACTGTCTGGTTACCAGTCGAGCTACCCTAATAACCGTATAAGTaagcgtaagtaaaccgttgccagtgccgtattatccataaggcactttaggctaGTGCCTAGTAGCCCACGATGACCAGAAGCCCAGCACTCccgaataaaaaatgaaaaaaaaaacggggattgtaaaaaatcgaaaatgGCGTAGCTATTGTATGAAAAAGGAGGGCCAGAAACGAACTGTGCCTAGGGGCCCCGAGATGGTTAGTCCGGCCCTGACCGTTGCtctatttattaatgaattatcTTCACAAAATCAgcggcctagctttttcccaactatgttggggtcggcttccggtctaaccggtttcagctaagtaccagtgttttatagagcgactgcctatctgacctcctcaacccagctacctgggcgacacgataccccttagtcagactggttgtcagactttcaagcttctgactacctgtaacgactgtcaaagatatatgaataacagttgggacccacaatttaacgtgccttccgaaacacggaggaactcgttatgacaaagatgacaTGATAGAGACAAAGAACAGTGTCAAAcgtggcttaacctgtgatcgattcactaaTGCAGTTACTagtttttcgcccgcggcttcgccctcgtcgaggtcggttatatcgcgtttccaagagaactcttcaaaagtccgggataaaactatccaacgttctttctcaaggtcaactctatctctgtaccaaatttcattaaaattagttcagtggtgtagacgtgaaagcgtaacagacagagttactttggcatttataatattagtagggatcgcttagccacgagctcctcaattattttcacaaaagtgaattttaaaatcataacttttCTGACAGTTGAGTAAAAACCAGAGACAAAAAAGCATCAaagatcatttttttatgttcagtttTATGAGCAGACATGACAGCACatgtttcttgttttgtttcatcGTGATTTATAACAGTTTAAAAGTTAtggttttttgtaaaagataatttGGTAGACggtagccattttttttttggggaaACTACTTGAGAATGTTTTTTTGGAGTTGTTTCAAAAATGATTGTTGCAAgtgaatatttttggttatcGGGACAGTTTTAAGCAGGTTTTTTAAGTACTCGAgagatttgtattttattttaagtacttaagtaGGTATAAGTTATTCagtacaatattgaaaatatttcttgcaagtagatgtaattttatttcatgtaccctttattaatataaaaaaatacctactttaattTTTCTCTGTCTATCTTAATATAGATATGAATGCTTCTATATTTAGTAAACATTATTActattagattagaatattctttattgcaacCCACATAATTACAAGATTTGATAAAGAGAAAATAGTTACAAGGTGCCATAATGGGCGGCCTTATCGCTAAGAGCGATATTTAAAAGAGATCCTTTGGATGGACAACATTTATTGCAAATAGTCCGCGTTTTTCGGgatgcaataataattatttattatttatcaatttgtgATATCCCAAGAATCATAAAACCAAAAACTAGctaaacaaactttaaaaacgaGCGATTTTACTCAATAATACAAGTATGCTTTTAAAACACTTCCTTTctactttttcaatttaatactcTGCGtagaccatagaaatctaaatattacctcattatttagatttctatgacaTAGACAGACAATTAACTCTCCTCACCTCTTTTTAAATTAGGTCGAACATTTAGCATAAACAAGAACGATATTTTTTAGATCATCCGGTGTCTGGATAAACTGTGGAAgttgttaaaatgtaatgtaaacatttaataacagtAAACAGACACAGGTAAAGGAAATTAGTTTAGGGATCCGTAGTGAAATAATGAATctttgaatgcacggatagaAGAGTGGATGAGGTCActataagcgtttgtgtgatccacgaatgcttgtcctgattctgggcgtctttgtgcatgagacttcAATGTGTGTGAAACCCGTGACACAACGATGAAATTTCAGGGCGTGGGATAAAAATctgcaataaaaaatgtattcacccaaaaaatatatattcagtgtattttacatacaaaagcCATACAATATAGATCCTattatcctattaatattataaacgtaaaagtttataggtatgtatggatgtttgttcctctttcacgcaaaaaccactgaacggattaagacgatacttggtacacagatagtttataaccaggattatcaCATAAGctaatttttatcccgattattttcagatatataataatactagctgttgcccgcgacttcgtccgcgtggttagaagatcttgaaccgttttcgcagagcacgcaacggaagccctaaaagataaataattttccccgttttttctacattttccattgtatcttcgctcctattagtcgcagcgtgatgttatatagcctaaaaccttcctcgatgaatggtctattcaacacaaaattttcaatttgaacccgtagatcctgagattagcgccttcaaacaaactcttcagctttatatattagtatagatatagataatttgtaattaatacaaaaataagccAAAGTTGAGTTGAATCTCAAGTGCACAGTTCCCTCGGGAGCGCTGTTATCAGGTCCACATGTGCTTCAGTGCAGTGTGGCGCCAGCTATGACGGCATGCCCACTACACTGAGTAATATAGATATGTATTCAAACTCTTACTACAcaagataacattaaaaaatatttaaaccccCGACTATTTTAATAACTCAACCTGCCTGTCTAAAAACACTCGTTTATAATCCATTTTTGGTATTaaacaatctaaattaaaatcgtgttatctttaacatttaattaaatatttgacagaAAACGTTAAATTGCCATACAAATTAGTTCTAGAGAAAAAATAGGGGTgtgaaagataaataatacgtacaaaatttcatgagaaacggtcgagccgtttcggaggaattcAATTGAACAGTGACAAGAgaattatatacctatattaaagAAATGCCTTTTCAAATCGCTTCTTCATCTTTTACCGAAGCTAGCAATATAATTTGGACTTAATACGCCATGTTTAATGAAAATGCGTCAGAAGATACTGTACGAGCTATGAGAGTATTTAGTTTGTATATAGCACGGGTAAAACGGCGCGTGTCCGCACGTGGTACAAGTCACAGACTTCAAATCAAACTGTATTAGAAAAGTTCCGGGCCATTTTTTTCAACGATgtgactcccgcattaagagattcaatccttgtgtcgcaagggttccacaaactttcaagtcacacgcacaaaaatatatattcagtGTATTTTACACACAAAAGCCATACAACATAGACTctattatcctactaatattataaacgtaaaagtttataggtatgtatggatgtttgttcgtctttcacgcaaaaaccattgaacggattaagacgaaatttggtacacagatagtttataaccaggttTAAGACATAGGCATTTTATCCCGATTATTTTCAAgtgtcgcgagggtttcacaaacattcaagtcacacgcacaaagacacccagactcaggacaagcattcgtggatcacgcaaatgcttgtcctacgagatcgaactaacacgtcgcgctcagtaggttttTAATACCTCATTCGGCTATCGATGTATAATATGAAGGATTTAGACGATATTtaatacacagatagtttataaccaggattaatacgtaggatagtttttatcccgattttttgtacccgtgagatcattttttatttgtagtggTCGGGcccgctggcaacagctagtatttcaatAGTTACTTGGACAATATTTTAAgctgatattttgtttatatatggagctgttattttaattccaataataattatggcTGAAGTATCTGAAAGCacggatacaaaatataaattgagaCCTTTTGTGTTGAAGAACAGAGTCCAGATTAGGTtgttgctatattttttttattttttttttaatttaatttattgataagcCTCTGAGCTAGGTGTCAAcaagacgctttgctaggtttttaaaaagcattttggCACTcagcccccacggcccaaaagtttcaaccccaaacggctcaaagaagtaactaccaactacaAGAagtaactacaaaaatattatttatctaattcTCGCTCCCGCTTATGACTTGGGAAGCGTTTTATACAAATTACACGTCGCCACATGGCCCCTCCAAGCGCTATCAAATTATTCCGAGTTACAATACACAGAATTGCTGGCCCGTTTCTGATGAACTCCGTTATTTATCTGGTTTCATCTgttaatgttactttatttagtttattactttttagttgttttttgtaGGAATTATGGtttgaaatgtgttttattaatatttttatgataggttttaaaataacaatgttgtAATGTCATCGATGAAGATCCAGAAACGGTTAAGTGTGAATCGGACGTAAATTTTTGGGATATCAACTTGCAACCCTCAACTTACCCACCAACAAACTTATGACCGTAATAACGGTTGCTTTACCTCAATCTTTAGTATAAGTTTGTTGCTATATCTGCAACGGACAACAAAAACAACAGTGAAATATTAAACAGTCTAGGTATGTCCGGTCCggtcatgagatacagcctggtgactgcggacggacggacagacaacggataaattttaatattatcatttttaccTTGTGAAAAcactgaaaacataaaaaaccttAGCATCGAACTCAGATTAAGTATaagtttacaaattaaaattgaaaaaaatgtatctttgacaaaaagtgaaaataaaaaattataggaAACTCTCCAGAATTTTCTCTGGCAGCCATTTTGTAATTTAGCGGGAACCTCTCTCGTCGAGAATATGAtggttgtaaaatatttgatagCTGGCCATGTGGCTGAGATATTACGAGATTGGGGAAATACTGAAACACAGCTGACGGTAAGAAAATTGGCGAAATGACGCTTGGCAAAGTCCGTGGACACTggagaagctcgtggctaagctataaccgcatttAATaagaatcgatcacaggttaagctacgcttgacgcggttggtccgtagataaCATCTTCGTTACGAGTTTCtaagtgtttcggaaggcacgttaattgtgggtcccggccgttattcatacatctttgacagtcgttacaggtagttagaagcttgaaagactgacaaccagtctaagtgttgcccaggtaactgggttgaggaagtcagatagacagtcgctccttgtaaaacactggtacttagctgaatccggttagactggaagccgaccccaacatagttgggaaaaggctaggccggtGATAAAAGTCCGTGGATGGTGGACCTATGTCATGGGGAGGggctgtgtttcggaaggcacgatGAATGGTTGGTCCCAGCGGTAATTTATTCATCTATTTTGGTTGCGGGTCCGAGCCGAGCTTAACCGAACTTAgctaggtgtttttttttatcatcgttAATTAATACTAGTTTTCAGAGTTTTTACGGAATATCTTTCTTTTAAGGTAAGTACTAGGCTACAAGAAAAGACTAGGAGTTTACCACATTAGCGAAGGCAATTCCCATTTAGTTTTTCAAGCCATAACATTTAATAGGAGAAATCCACAAATGACTCAAACTACCAGGCAAACATATCTCGAAGGTATTACCTGACTAGCTTCCACCGCCCGTCTCCTGGGCGGCGTATGGTGCAGGTCCGCCCTGAACCCTCCCGCCGGCTCCCCGTCACTCTCCAGCACCTTCAGCAGGTAAGATATGTAGGAGGTCGCCAGACGCAGCGTTTTGATCTAACAGGAGAGGAAACGTTAATCTCTGATTAAAATTTGAGAATGGTACGTGACCCCTGGTTGTGATGACATTTATACTGGCAATGTTTTTGGAAAAAAGACGTTGAATTTCTGACGTGTGGCTacgctataaccgcataagtgaatcgatcacacgttaaattgtgggtcccggctgttattcctacatctttgataaaTTAGTCGTTACAgctagtcagaagcttaaaaagtctgaaaaccagtctaacaaaggggtatcgtgttgccgggtaactgggatgaggaggtcagataggcagtcgctccttgtaaaacactggtacttggctgaatAAGACTAGAAGCTGAGCTAGGAGAAGAGACtaggttagactggaagccgaccccaatataatCTGGATAAAGGCTAAGCCGATCACGTAAAATCTTTCTGTAATTTTTTgggttaaatttaaaatgtgattgATTATAATAGATGTGGTTAGTTTATCACGCAATTGTACTTAATCAAGATTTAGATGATGAAATGCCTTAGGGCGGAGGATAAGATGAGAAgatgagataaaaaatataggaataGGTAGAAGAAGGGCAAGAGGGAATGTTAATAGGTTGGAGAAAAGAGGCCTATTACCAAGTACTATGTATCAAGATAACAGGTGGAGGGGAATGCTGTTAAGAAAGGGAGGCCTATGGAGCATGATGTGAAAGTACAGTATCTGTTGGGTAATGTTTGTTCCGGAAAAAACCATAAGGAAGACACACCTGAGAATAGGgttgatgactgggtataaaaagaaaaaatctcattagtccctcagttagataagtGAAAAatgagacaagtattttttccttttacagaaaaactagaattgacaaaaattaactgctttaaagtttaggagagggggcttgtggcgtaacgatagagtaaaatttatactcaatcgtgacgtcacgcgtcagtttcattcactgtaatttggtcaatttatgtttgcgggacaaactaaaaaatacgtatccattattataccaaaaactacaagacggacactgaaaaaaaataatttcatcatccctattgttcaatagtgtgttgcgtcacgtcagaggtctacgggcggtttaaactctgaacccaggttgtacatcaaccatacgataagacaTTGCCAGTTTAAATCTCAAAACCCCAGCGGTCTTACTAACCTTGGTCATTTTAGTGTCAGGCAGTACATTGGGTATGTGCTGCCTCAGACTCGAAAACGCGCTATTGATGCTCTGCGATCTCTTTCGCACCATCTGGCGATGTGAGCGTGAGAATGAGACGCATGTATGTATCTCGGTTTTAGGagatagacaaaaaaaaatttttggtAAGAGATCTTTTAATACactttttagatttaagtagagattgaagaagtaaaaaaaaggaACGGATTCTTTCAAGTATTTTTCCTAAAAATACGATATATTTTCTCCATCCAtagttttttattagaaaaggaaaacttcaaatgtatagaatgacattccgtttcgacaagtgacgtgactttgacttgtcaggtcaatacatttgagtgattcgtcagcgttagcgaggagtaATGTAATTTGGTCGTATTTGCCATTTGGTCGTTTCATATTGTGTTACatattttgccaaatatttatatttttatccccataaaacagaattaatataattaactacttttacggattacatcgcggtttaattttagtttccgacgtttcgacaccttttttccgtaaaagtagtttcatttcaatgaattaTTCAGAGTTCAACGTCATAAGTGCCTTTGCTTGCGTTCTTTGAATTCgcataaataaattcttcaataatgttttcttgACAAATCATCTGAAACCCTACGTTTTTAAGTGTCACTCCATTCAatacattcgcgtaaacctaagggACCACTATAATATGtttaactttaaagtttaaatcagTACTTACCTTTGATAGTTTCGTATCAGGAGGAACATTCGGTATACATTCTCTAAGGTCTGAGAAAGCAGTGTTAATACTCTGtgttcttcttctttctttcttattaGCTGTGGTTCTTCTTTTCGCGACTCTTACGAAAGAAGGAGCGGCGGGACGGTCGTAGCGCAGCGGTAGAGATTGGAGGTCACATTCTAGACCTAGAGGAAGAAGAAGAATGAGTGTGAATTGAAAGAAAGTAACCAAGGGTCTATACTTTGAGAAAAAAACAGTGTAGAGTTTTGACTTTTctacgattttattatattaaattaatcgaaatgattttgtttaaattttgataaattaacgCTTAGTTTATTCAGAGTATATTAACAACGTCATAAGTGCCTTTGCTTGCGTGCTTTGAATTCGCATAAAAAATTTCttcaataatgttttcttgATAAATCATCTGAAACCCTACGTTTTTAAGTGTCACTTTCCTTCAACCATTCAAGTTTTCCAAAATCGGAACAGGCGTTTTTATAGTCATAAAGTGAATTGTCATCGGGTTCGAAGCTACTCTAAAAATTTcggcctgctagcttatcgggaagtgcctcaaaattgacttacaaaaatccaaccggaacgacaaacaaacaagaaaagttagTGTATAAAAACGAGGGGAAATTAGCCGTTTACTATAACGACAAGAGCAGAAATACATAGTATTTCAGTTATGTATTTCTTTACTCAGACGTATAAAGTGATGTCTTAATAACAGGCTTCTGTTTTCCTTCGGATtcgacattttaataatatttctcacCTGGGTTATTCTGAACGTAGCCATGCGCCATTGTGTGATGATAACTGTCATATGGTTCATTCCCAGACATCTGCATTTCTTCGTAACCTTTAACAAATACTTGAATTAGGTATttcgttataaataatgaataggtataaaaattaaaagtattatgtCATCGTCATGTTAGATTAAtacgtatttttgccttttacTGATTGATTCACCCACCCTGTACCGCTTCCTAAGTGATTTTGCTGCGAAAGAAGAAACTTGGTAAGATAAAATCTcacgagtgacgtcacttatctgTACACTTTTTACCGACGAGTGACGTCATTTGCCGCCCATTTcatgcaatttattttgtataagtaCTCATTTATCGATTTAATAAATACACGTAAATACGcgtttattattaaagaaaactacTTTCTTACCATATCCCCGCCCTATGTAGTGTGTGGTATCATGATACACGTCCTGGGTGTCAAACTCGTGACCCTCGCTGTTGGGAGCCGGCCAGTAGACACCACCATCCATTGGGCTGCCTGGGAAAAAACATGAGAAACTTAGAACAAAGTGTATACTAATTATCCGTTCGCCATAagacattcgtggatcacacaaacgcttgtcctacacgggatCGGAacaacacgtcgcgcagtggATTCGGCGTGTTCATCTCCAAAACTATCAGTGAATTCCAAAAGTATCgcgttgtccaggtaactgggtttcATGAGGACAGTTCGACGGCTCGCCCacctcgtcagctcatgattaaggactccgaaactagtcgggcactcccgataaatttGCGTGAGTAAGTTCCtgcatcattttataatgaatcattctcacgatagttattatcaaaatggattgagaagtcagataggcagtcgctctatAAAATGATGGtactggttagactggaatcagaacccaatatagttgggaaacgTGTTTTGGCATGTACGTTGTTTCAAGAAAATCCTGTATTATAAGTGTAACAATTACTTAAAGGCTGACAACAAATGCACAATTCTTTAGTTTTACATCTAAAGTACATAAATGCGGAcaaaaacatcacatacattgttctgaacccaaagtaagttgctaaagcacttgtgttatggaattcagatacaacgaaggtaccacaaacaccaagacccgagacaatgtagaaatgtgaatttttacattgacccgaccggggatcgaacccgggacctcagagctagcgacaccttgaaaccggtgcgtacaccactcgaccacggaggtcctCAAATACATACCTTGGTGTGAAGGCTGGCAGTAGTAAGGTGGTTCATATCTATCGAATCCCTCGTCTGATGGCGACATGCTCCCATAGCTTGACATTTAGAATCTGGTGACAAAAGATAATGAttcaaaaatatgtgttttcaGTCTTCAGGGTTTCGAAAGCAACCTGAAAAAAAATGCTAGCCACGATCACGATTCTGATGTAAAATTAGCCAGTGAAAATAGAATTCAAAAGTAAATGATCTCCTCATCAAATGTATGACCTTAGCGATCGTTAATTAActtagattttgatttttttaataaagatttcaattttgtagCAATAATCATCGTCAGTTTGACAGAGAACAGATGCATGCAATCTGAAGCTTAATCTAAAACCAGGAAGTGGGAAACATAAAAAGCAATACATTCTAATTGAAAATATCTTccattttttaacaattaaataaataaatcaacattcCACAGCTTTCACTCAACGCCATCTAGAGTCAaacagagcttgtattatgagcactagacaactgataaacatagttatatacatctaaatacaaatataatatagataaactacacccagacaaagaacaaatgatcatgttcatcacacaaacatttttcctgggtgagaatcgaacgcacgacctccggtatagcagtcagggccactaaccactaaaccaacaggccctCAAATAAGCCGTAATTCTACAAATTTCAGAACTCCCTCCACTAATCGGGCATCGTACTTGAGACCGGCACACATGCTACGTGAACAATACTGGTATTATCTTTCAAGTGCCACTTGAATCTACACTGTCTAATTATGAACATAACGGTACGTCTTGTAACTCAGATGTTAAAACTGTGATTCAAATTGTTTAGTTACGTTTTTAAGTAAAgatgttttacgaatattataaaagtgaaaatttgtatttatatgtttgttaatctttcaAGCAAACGCTGCTGAATGGATTTGGACGTAATTTGGTAgacacacagatagtttacaacttGGATTACCGGATTATTATAAAGGATAGATTTATctagatttttatgttttcgtgTGATCATTTTGAAATAGTATTAGAATGAACATAAatgcacccagactcaggacaagtatccATGGATCAAACAAACCCTTGTCTGGCCTTTTGgagaaagtaccagatcgatctgagctagggaatgaaccggtcgcgctggagaacgtatggagaggcctatgcccagcagtggacagctataggctgagatgatgatgatgatgaatcagTTTATTAGTAGGAGACAAGAATCGCACCCGGGGAAAGATGGGAAGCTCCAAGATTCTGTCCATATGCCATAGGTGGGTAGAAAGGACCATGAGGAGCAGGTGTTTGTCAAGAATCAGGGATCGGGTCcttaatggttctgtattatcatatttttaaaactttcatgTACATCATGGAccgcaataaattattgagtattgtgTATTAATAATAGGGATTCGTTTTTATCCGTTGGGCGTGGAacccaaaaagaaaaacaactgtTTACCTATCGTGGTTcatggaggagctcgtggctaagctataaccgcataagtgaatcgatcacaggttaagctatgcttgacgcggttggtccgtagatgggtgaccatctttgtcataccgagttcctctgtgtttcggaaggcacgttaaattgtgggtcccgggtgttattcctacatctttggcagtcgttacaggtagtcagaagcttgaaaaagtctaacaaccagtctaaccaaggggtatcgtgttgcccaggtaactgtgttgaggaggtcagataggcagtagctccttgtaaaacactggtacttagctgaaaacggttagTACCGAACTTAGTAGGTACCGAATAGGGGTccgttttataaattttcccacgttttatacactcacttttcttgtttgtttgtcgttgagattggatttttgcaactcaattttgaagcacttcccgataagctagcaggctgaaatgttcagggtagcttcaaacccgatgacaatgcaatttacaactgtaaaaacggctggaccggttttgataaaattttaattgagtgatttttaa is a window from the Trichoplusia ni isolate ovarian cell line Hi5 chromosome 3, tn1, whole genome shotgun sequence genome containing:
- the LOC113508938 gene encoding uncharacterized protein LOC113508938 isoform X1, with product MSSYGSMSPSDEGFDRYEPPYYCQPSHQGSPMDGGVYWPAPNSEGHEFDTQDVYHDTTHYIGRGYGYEEMQMSGNEPYDSYHHTMAHGYVQNNPGLECDLQSLPLRYDRPAAPSFVRVAKRRTTANKKERRRTQSINTAFSDLRECIPNVPPDTKLSKMVRKRSQSINSAFSSLRQHIPNVLPDTKMTKIKTLRLATSYISYLLKVLESDGEPAGGFRADLHHTPPRRRAVEASQQNAEKRGKGRTGWPQHVWALELKSEQNLQT
- the LOC113508938 gene encoding uncharacterized protein LOC113508938 isoform X2 → MSSYGSMSPSDEGFDRYEPPYYCQPSHQGSPMDGGVYWPAPNSEGHEFDTQDVYHDTTHYIGRGYGYEEMQMSGNEPYDSYHHTMAHGYVQNNPGLECDLQSLPLRYDRPAAPSFVRVAKRRTTANKKERRRTQSINTAFSDLRECIPNVPPDTKLSKIKTLRLATSYISYLLKVLESDGEPAGGFRADLHHTPPRRRAVEASQQNAEKRGKGRTGWPQHVWALELKSEQNLQT